From a region of the Castanea sativa cultivar Marrone di Chiusa Pesio chromosome 10, ASM4071231v1 genome:
- the LOC142611657 gene encoding haloacid dehalogenase-like hydrolase domain-containing protein Sgpp, which produces MTASAGENSVESKTTLAALAPLQAVLFDIDGTICDSDPLHHYAFREMLQEIGFNGGVPITEEFFVQHIAGKHNDDIAKFLFPDDIQRGLKFVDDKEVMFRRLASEQLKPVNGLYKVKKWIEDRGIKRAAVTNAPKANAELMISILGLSDFFEALIVGSECEHAKPHPEPYLKALEIINVSKDHTFVFEDSVSGIKAGVAAGMPVVGIATRNPEHLLMEAKPVFLIKDYEDPKLWAALEELDKK; this is translated from the exons CAAAACTACTCTCGCTGCACTTGCTCCACTTCAAGCAGTGCTATTTGACATAGATGGAACTATATGTGATTCTGATCCACTCCACCACTATGCCTTCCGTGAAATGCTTCAAGAG ATTGGTTTCAATGGAGGGGTGCCAATTACTGAGGAATTCTTTGTCCAGCATATTGCCGGCAAGCATAATGATGATATTGCTAAGTTTCTCTTCCCTGATGATATTCAACGGGGCTTGAAGTTTGTAGATGATAAGGAAGTCATGTTTCGGAG ATTGGCCTCAGAACAGTTGAAGCCTGTGAATGGCCTGTATAAAGTGAAAAAATGGATTGAAGACCGTGGAATTAAACGGGCTGCAGTTACCAATGCTCCAAAAGCAAATGCTGAACTCATGATCTCAATCCTCGGCCTGTCAGACTTTTTTGAAGCTCTTATTGTCGGAAGTGAATGTGAACATGCCAAGCCACACCCAGAACCCTACTTGAAGGCACTTGAAATAATCAACGTATCAAAGGATCACACTTTTGTATTTGAG GATTCTGTTTCAGGAATAAAAGCTGGAGTGGCCGCTGGAATGCCAGTTGTTGGTATAGCTACCAGAAATCCAGAACACTTACTGATGGAAGCAAAGCCAGTCTTCCTTATAAAGGATTATGAGGATCCAAAATTGTGGGCAGCCTTAGAAGAGCTTGATAAGAAATGA